In a genomic window of Salvelinus fontinalis isolate EN_2023a chromosome 7, ASM2944872v1, whole genome shotgun sequence:
- the LOC129860026 gene encoding BTB/POZ domain-containing protein KCTD12-like gives MAHSENQQSSFSDIIELNVGGQVYVTRHATLVSVPNSLLWTMFIQKSPTELPKDRKGRYFFDRDGFLFRYILDYLRERDIVLPEFFKERGRLQKEAEFFQLHELSQRLKPAVSKDNSLGDELGAQGDPEEASLACALGRSSITTTAVSSPTPSLRSPFQKFGFITIGYRGSYTIGRDIQSDAKFRRVARITVCGKTSLAKEVFGETLNESRDPDKPPERYTSRYYLKYNFLEQAFDRLAEVGFHMVACSSTGTCAYASSDPNEDKIWTSYTEYVFSRD, from the coding sequence atggcacACAGTGAGAACCAACAGTCGTCCTTTTCTGATATAATAGAATTAAACGTCGGCGGGCAAGTGTATGTAACTCGACATGCAACTTTAGTCTCCGTCCCAAACTCTCTCCTGTGGACTATGTTCATACAGAAGAGCCCTACAGAACTACCGAAAGACAGAAAAGGACGCTACTTCTTTGACCGGGACGGATTTCTGTTCAGGTATATTCTGGATTATCTGCGGGAAAGGGACATCGTTCTACCGGAATTCTTTAAGGAGCGGGGTCGGTTACAGAAGGAGGCAGAGTTCTTCCAGCTGCACGAGCTCTCACAGCGTCTCAAACCCGCGGTGAGTAAAGACAACTCTCTCGGGGACGAGCTGGGCGCCCAGGGGGACCCGGAAGAGGCTTCGCTCGCGTGCGCTCTGGGTAGAAGCAGCATCACCACGACCGCGGTGAGCAGCCCGACTCCGAGCCTTCGCTCCCCGTTCCAGAAGTTTGGCTTTATTACCATTGGTTACCGGGGCTCCTACACCATCGGGAGGGATATTCAATCGGACGCCAAGTTCAGGCGAGTGGCTAGAATAACGGTTTGCGGAAAGACGTCCCTGGCCAAAGAAGTTTTCGGAGAGACTCTGAACGAGAGCAGAGACCCGGACAAACCCCCTGAGAGGTACACCTCCCGGTACTATCTAAAGTATAACTTTCTCGAGCAGGCGTTCGACAGGCTCGCGGAGGTCGGGTTCCACATGGTGGCTTGCAGCTCCACGGGCACGTGCGCGTACGCGAGCAGCGACCCGAACGAGGACAAAATCTGGACCAGCTACACGGAATACGTGTTCTCCCGGGACTGA